The proteins below come from a single Oryzomicrobium terrae genomic window:
- the rpoB gene encoding DNA-directed RNA polymerase subunit beta, with product MTYSFTEKKRIRKSFAKRSGVLDVPFLLATQLESYTSFLQADVHPGKRHNQGLQAAFSSIFPIVSHSGNARLEFVSYNLAEPTFDVKECQQRGLTFASALRARVRLVIMDREVPDTVKEVKEQEVYMGELPLMTTTGSFVINGTERVIVSQLHRSPGVFFEHDRGKTHSSGKLLFSARVIPYRGSWLDFEFDPKDTLFFRVDRRRKMPVTTLLKSIGMNAEEILANFFEFDTFHVTKKGGLEFELVPERLRGEVARFDFVDRAGKVIVPKDKRITAKHIRDLDAAGIKRIAVPEDFVVGRTIARNIVDTETGEVVANANDEITESLLTKLQEAGVDLIPTLYTNDLDRGAFISQTLRADETASKQAARVAIYRMMRPGEPPTEEAVEILFQGLFYSDERYDLSAVGRMKFNRRLGRKDVVEHKVMMTHVPGKADAQAAVVKALVEATGGKEANIRDTLAEMQYGPRAAAENLTKEEAEALVVKLKSLGVTSEVRDQLTLSPRDIVESIKLLVELRNGRGEIDDIDHLGNRRVRCVGELAENQFRAGLVRVERAVKERLSQAESDNLMPHDLINAKPISAAIKEFFGSSQLSQFMDQTNPLSEITHKRRVSALGPGGLTRERAGFEVRDVHPTHYGRVCPIETPEGPNIGLINSLAIYARTNDYGFLETPYRKVVDLRVTDEIEYLSAIEEGQYVIAQANAEVDANGTLTGELVSCRNRGEFMLASPDQVQYMDVAPSQIVSVAASLVPFLEHDDANRALMGANMQRQAVPCLRPEKPVVGTGIERTVAVDSGTAVQALRGGLVDYVDASRVVVRVNDDETVPGEVGVDIYNLTKYTRSNQNTNINQRPMVKMGDRIAKGDVVADGASTDKGELALGQNMLIAFMPWNGFNFEDSVLISERVVADDRYTSVHIEELTVVARDTKLGPEEITRDIPSLGEGQLSRLDESGIVYIGAEVEAGDVLVGKVTPKGETQLTPEEKLLRAIFGEKASDVKDTSLRVSSGIAGTVIDVQVFTREGIERDKRAQSIIDEHLRHYKQDLADQMRIVERDTFERVGRLLNGKIANGGPKKLARGTEITTAYLDSIDPHHWFDIRMADEEVAQQLEGLREGIEQTRKDFDVAFEEKRKKLTQGDELPPGVQKMVKVYLAVKRRLQPGDKMAGRHGNKGVVSKITPVEDMPHMADGMPVDIVLNPLGVPSRMNVGQILEVHLGWAAKGIGRRIDEMLRQERNAAEVRNYLDKVYNAGGKAEDIKSLTDTEVLELADNLKGGLPFATPVFDGAKEQDIRTMLDFAFPDDDERTEKLRFRQVTDPQTGRVWTDKTQLVLFDGRTGEAFDRPVTVGYMHFLKLHHLVDDKMHARSTGPYSLVTQQPLGGKAQFGGQRFGEMEVWALEAYGASYVLQEMLTVKSDDVNGRTKVYENIVKGEHKIDAGMPESFNVLVKEIRSLAIDIDLERY from the coding sequence ATGACCTACTCCTTCACCGAGAAAAAGCGCATCCGCAAGAGCTTCGCCAAGCGTTCTGGCGTGCTCGATGTGCCCTTCCTCCTCGCGACGCAACTGGAGTCCTACACGTCCTTCCTGCAGGCGGACGTGCACCCCGGTAAACGCCACAACCAGGGTCTGCAGGCCGCCTTTAGCTCCATCTTTCCGATCGTTTCCCATTCCGGGAATGCACGACTCGAATTTGTCAGCTACAACCTGGCTGAACCAACCTTCGACGTCAAGGAATGCCAGCAGCGGGGCTTGACCTTCGCTTCGGCGCTGCGTGCCCGCGTGCGCCTGGTGATCATGGATCGGGAAGTTCCCGATACCGTCAAGGAAGTGAAGGAGCAGGAAGTCTACATGGGCGAACTGCCGCTCATGACCACCACCGGCTCCTTCGTCATCAACGGTACCGAGCGGGTCATCGTTTCCCAGCTGCACCGCTCCCCCGGCGTGTTCTTCGAGCACGACCGCGGCAAGACCCACTCTTCCGGCAAGCTGCTGTTCTCGGCCCGCGTGATTCCTTATCGCGGCTCCTGGCTGGACTTCGAGTTCGACCCGAAGGACACCCTGTTCTTCCGCGTCGACCGCCGTCGCAAGATGCCGGTGACCACCCTGCTCAAGTCCATCGGCATGAATGCCGAGGAAATCCTGGCCAACTTCTTCGAATTCGACACCTTCCACGTTACCAAGAAGGGCGGCCTGGAATTCGAACTGGTCCCCGAGCGTCTGCGCGGCGAAGTAGCGCGCTTCGATTTCGTCGACCGTGCCGGCAAGGTTATTGTCCCCAAAGACAAGCGCATCACCGCCAAGCACATCCGCGACCTCGACGCTGCCGGCATCAAGCGCATCGCCGTGCCCGAAGACTTCGTGGTCGGTCGTACCATCGCTCGTAACATCGTCGACACCGAAACCGGTGAAGTGGTGGCCAATGCCAACGACGAAATTACCGAATCCCTGTTGACCAAGCTGCAGGAAGCCGGCGTTGATCTGATCCCGACCCTGTATACCAACGACCTGGATCGGGGGGCGTTCATTTCCCAGACCCTGCGCGCGGATGAAACCGCTTCCAAGCAGGCTGCCCGCGTTGCCATTTATCGCATGATGCGCCCGGGCGAGCCGCCCACCGAGGAGGCTGTCGAGATCCTCTTCCAGGGCCTGTTCTATTCCGACGAGCGTTACGACCTGTCGGCTGTGGGCCGCATGAAGTTCAACCGTCGCCTGGGGCGCAAGGACGTTGTTGAACACAAGGTCATGATGACCCACGTGCCGGGCAAGGCCGATGCACAGGCCGCCGTGGTCAAGGCGCTGGTGGAAGCCACCGGTGGCAAGGAAGCCAATATTCGCGACACCCTGGCCGAGATGCAGTACGGCCCCCGTGCCGCGGCGGAAAACCTGACCAAGGAAGAAGCCGAAGCCCTGGTGGTCAAGCTCAAGTCCCTGGGGGTGACCTCCGAAGTGCGCGACCAGTTGACCCTGTCGCCCCGCGACATCGTCGAGTCGATCAAGCTGCTGGTGGAACTGCGCAACGGTCGCGGCGAAATCGACGATATCGACCACCTGGGTAACCGCCGCGTGCGCTGCGTCGGCGAACTGGCCGAAAACCAGTTCCGTGCCGGCCTGGTGCGCGTCGAGCGCGCCGTCAAGGAACGCCTGTCCCAGGCCGAGTCCGACAACCTGATGCCCCATGACCTGATCAACGCCAAGCCGATCTCGGCCGCGATCAAGGAGTTCTTCGGTTCCAGCCAGCTCTCCCAGTTCATGGACCAGACCAATCCGCTGTCCGAGATCACCCACAAGCGCCGCGTCTCGGCCCTTGGCCCGGGCGGTCTGACCCGGGAGCGCGCCGGCTTCGAAGTGCGCGACGTGCACCCGACCCACTACGGCCGCGTCTGCCCGATTGAAACGCCGGAAGGCCCGAACATCGGCCTGATCAACTCCCTGGCCATCTACGCCCGGACCAACGACTACGGCTTCCTGGAGACTCCCTACCGCAAGGTGGTGGATCTGCGCGTTACCGACGAGATCGAGTACCTGTCCGCCATTGAGGAAGGCCAGTACGTGATCGCCCAGGCCAACGCCGAAGTCGATGCCAACGGCACCCTGACCGGCGAACTGGTTTCCTGCCGTAACCGCGGTGAATTCATGCTGGCTTCGCCGGACCAGGTCCAGTACATGGACGTGGCGCCGTCGCAGATCGTGTCCGTGGCCGCGTCCCTCGTGCCGTTCCTCGAGCACGACGATGCAAACCGCGCGCTGATGGGCGCCAACATGCAACGTCAGGCCGTGCCCTGCCTGCGCCCGGAAAAGCCTGTGGTCGGAACCGGTATCGAACGCACCGTGGCGGTGGACTCCGGTACCGCTGTCCAGGCGCTGCGCGGTGGTCTGGTGGACTACGTGGACGCCTCCCGTGTTGTGGTCCGGGTCAATGACGATGAAACCGTGCCGGGCGAAGTCGGTGTGGACATCTACAACCTGACCAAATACACCCGTTCCAACCAGAACACCAACATCAACCAGCGGCCCATGGTGAAGATGGGCGACCGCATCGCCAAGGGCGACGTGGTGGCCGACGGCGCTTCCACCGACAAGGGCGAGCTGGCCCTGGGGCAGAACATGCTGATCGCGTTCATGCCCTGGAACGGCTTCAACTTCGAGGACTCGGTGTTGATCTCCGAACGGGTTGTGGCCGATGACCGCTACACCTCGGTGCATATTGAGGAACTCACCGTGGTGGCCCGCGACACCAAGCTGGGGCCTGAGGAAATCACCCGTGACATCCCGTCCCTGGGTGAAGGTCAGCTGTCCCGTCTGGACGAGTCGGGCATCGTCTACATCGGCGCCGAAGTCGAGGCTGGCGACGTGCTGGTGGGCAAGGTGACGCCGAAGGGCGAAACCCAGCTGACCCCTGAAGAGAAGCTGCTGCGCGCCATCTTCGGCGAGAAGGCTTCCGACGTGAAGGACACTTCGCTGCGCGTCTCCTCCGGTATCGCCGGCACGGTGATCGACGTCCAGGTGTTCACCCGCGAAGGTATCGAGCGCGACAAGCGCGCTCAGTCGATCATCGACGAGCACCTGCGCCACTACAAGCAGGATCTGGCTGACCAGATGCGTATCGTGGAGCGCGACACCTTTGAGCGTGTCGGTCGTTTGCTCAACGGCAAGATCGCCAACGGTGGCCCGAAGAAGCTGGCGCGTGGCACCGAGATCACCACTGCCTATCTGGATAGCATCGATCCGCACCACTGGTTCGACATCCGCATGGCGGATGAGGAGGTGGCCCAGCAGCTGGAAGGTCTGCGCGAAGGTATCGAACAGACCCGCAAGGACTTCGACGTCGCCTTTGAAGAGAAGCGCAAGAAGCTCACCCAGGGCGATGAACTGCCCCCGGGCGTGCAGAAGATGGTCAAGGTCTACCTGGCGGTGAAGCGTCGCCTGCAGCCTGGCGACAAGATGGCCGGTCGTCACGGTAACAAGGGTGTGGTTTCCAAGATCACCCCGGTGGAAGATATGCCGCACATGGCCGACGGTATGCCGGTGGACATCGTGCTGAACCCGCTGGGCGTGCCGTCGCGGATGAACGTCGGTCAGATTCTTGAGGTCCACCTCGGCTGGGCGGCCAAGGGCATCGGCCGCCGTATCGACGAGATGCTGCGCCAGGAGCGCAATGCCGCCGAAGTCCGCAATTACCTGGATAAGGTTTACAACGCCGGTGGCAAGGCCGAGGACATCAAGTCCCTGACCGATACCGAAGTGCTGGAGCTGGCGGACAACCTCAAGGGCGGCCTGCCGTTCGCCACCCCGGTGTTTGACGGTGCCAAGGAGCAGGACATTCGCACCATGCTCGACTTCGCCTTCCCGGACGATGACGAGCGTACCGAGAAACTGCGTTTCCGCCAGGTCACCGATCCGCAAACCGGCCGGGTGTGGACCGACAAGACTCAGCTGGTGCTGTTCGATGGTCGTACCGGCGAAGCCTTCGACCGTCCGGTTACCGTGGGCTACATGCACTTCCTGAAACTGCACCACTTGGTGGACGACAAGATGCACGCCCGTTCCACCGGCCCCTACAGCCTGGTGACCCAGCAGCCGCTGGGTGGTAAGGCCCAGTTCGGTGGCCAGCGTTTCGGTGAAATGGAAGTGTGGGCCCTGGAAGCCTACGGCGCGTCCTACGTGCTGCAGGAAATGCTGACGGTGAAGTCGGACGACGTGAACGGCCGGACGAAGGTGTACGAAAACATCGTCAAGGGCGAACACAAGATCGATGCCGGCATGCCGGAATCCTTCAACGTGCTGGTGAAGGAAATCCGCTCCCTGGCCATCGATATCGACCTGGAGCGCTACTAA
- the rplL gene encoding 50S ribosomal protein L7/L12, which translates to MAISKEDILEAVGAMTVMDLNDLVKAFEEKFGVSAAALAVAAPGAGGGAAAAAEEQTEFTVILAGAGEKKVEVIKVVRAVTGLGLKEAKDLVDGAPKAVKEGIAKADAEAIKKQLEDAGAKVEIK; encoded by the coding sequence ATGGCTATCTCCAAAGAAGACATCCTCGAAGCCGTCGGCGCGATGACCGTGATGGACCTGAACGACCTGGTCAAGGCGTTCGAAGAGAAGTTCGGTGTGTCCGCTGCCGCTCTGGCCGTGGCTGCCCCTGGCGCTGGTGGCGGTGCTGCCGCTGCTGCCGAAGAGCAGACCGAATTCACCGTGATCCTGGCCGGTGCCGGCGAGAAGAAGGTCGAAGTCATCAAGGTCGTGCGTGCTGTGACCGGTCTGGGCCTGAAGGAAGCCAAGGACCTGGTGGACGGCGCTCCGAAGGCTGTCAAGGAAGGCATCGCCAAGGCCGACGCCGAAGCGATCAAGAAGCAGCTGGAAGACGCCGGCGCGAAGGTCGAGATCAAGTAA
- the rplJ gene encoding 50S ribosomal protein L10, translated as MSLNLDEKKAVVAEVSAQVANAQTIVVAEYRGIEVGNLTVLRKKARESGVYLRVLKNTLVRRAVADTSFASLADQMTGPLIYSISADPVAAAKVLNDFAKTNDKLVLKAGSYAGKVLDKAGVQALASIPSRDELLAKLLGIMQAPVSGFAGALAALAKKREEEGAAA; from the coding sequence TTGAGTCTGAATCTCGACGAAAAGAAAGCCGTCGTAGCTGAGGTGTCGGCGCAGGTTGCCAACGCCCAGACCATCGTCGTGGCCGAATATCGTGGCATTGAGGTGGGCAATCTCACCGTGCTGCGTAAGAAGGCCCGCGAGTCTGGTGTGTATCTGCGTGTGCTGAAGAACACCTTGGTTCGCCGTGCCGTGGCGGACACCTCGTTCGCTTCGCTCGCCGACCAGATGACCGGCCCGCTGATCTATAGCATCTCGGCGGATCCGGTGGCTGCGGCGAAGGTGCTCAACGACTTCGCAAAAACCAACGACAAGCTCGTGCTGAAAGCTGGCAGCTATGCCGGCAAGGTGCTCGACAAGGCCGGTGTGCAGGCGCTCGCCTCCATCCCCAGCCGCGACGAACTCCTGGCCAAGCTGCTGGGCATCATGCAGGCGCCGGTTTCCGGCTTCGCCGGTGCGCTGGCCGCCCTCGCCAAGAAGCGCGAAGAAGAAGGCGCCGCCGCCTAA
- the rplA gene encoding 50S ribosomal protein L1: MAKLSKKQKALAGKIDRNKAYALGEALSLIKETATAKFDESVDIAVNLGVDPRKSDQVVRGSVVLPAGTGKSVRVAVFAQGEKAEAAKAAGAEVVGFDDLAEQVKAGNLNFDVVIATPDAMRVVGALGQILGPRGLMPNPKVGTVTMDVTTAVKNAKAGQVQYRTDKAGIVHATIGRASFEADKLEQNLRALIDALQKAKPAAAKGVYLKKIALSSTMGPGVRVDAGSLQAQ; the protein is encoded by the coding sequence ATGGCTAAGCTGTCCAAGAAGCAAAAGGCCCTGGCGGGCAAGATCGACCGGAACAAGGCTTACGCCCTCGGTGAGGCCCTGTCCCTGATCAAGGAAACCGCAACGGCCAAGTTCGATGAGTCCGTCGACATCGCCGTGAATCTCGGCGTTGATCCCCGCAAGTCCGACCAAGTGGTCCGTGGCTCGGTGGTGCTGCCGGCCGGTACCGGTAAGTCCGTGCGCGTCGCCGTCTTCGCCCAGGGCGAAAAGGCCGAGGCCGCCAAGGCTGCTGGCGCCGAAGTCGTTGGCTTCGACGACCTGGCCGAACAGGTCAAGGCCGGCAACCTGAACTTCGATGTGGTCATCGCCACTCCCGACGCCATGCGCGTCGTGGGCGCTCTCGGCCAGATCCTCGGCCCCCGTGGTCTGATGCCGAACCCCAAGGTCGGCACCGTGACCATGGACGTCACCACTGCGGTGAAGAACGCCAAGGCGGGTCAAGTGCAGTACCGTACCGATAAGGCCGGTATCGTGCACGCCACCATCGGCCGCGCTTCTTTCGAAGCCGACAAGCTGGAGCAAAACCTGCGCGCGCTTATCGATGCGCTGCAAAAGGCCAAGCCGGCTGCCGCGAAGGGCGTGTATCTGAAGAAGATCGCTCTTTCCAGCACCATGGGTCCTGGCGTCCGCGTCGATGCCGGTTCCCTGCAGGCGCAGTAA
- the rplK gene encoding 50S ribosomal protein L11, with the protein MAKKIVGFIKLQVPAGKANPSPPIGPALGQRGLNIMEFCKAFNAQTQGVEPGLPIPVVITAYADKSFTFVMKTPPATILIKKAAGIQKGSAKPHTDKVGKISRAQCEEIAKTKAPDLTAADLEAAVRTIAGSARSMGITVEGL; encoded by the coding sequence ATGGCCAAGAAGATCGTCGGCTTTATTAAGCTGCAAGTGCCGGCCGGTAAGGCGAACCCGTCGCCCCCGATCGGTCCCGCGCTGGGTCAGCGCGGCCTGAACATCATGGAATTCTGCAAGGCCTTTAACGCTCAGACGCAAGGCGTCGAGCCGGGTCTGCCGATTCCGGTGGTGATTACCGCCTATGCGGACAAGTCGTTCACCTTCGTGATGAAGACGCCTCCGGCGACCATCCTCATCAAGAAGGCGGCCGGTATCCAAAAGGGTTCCGCCAAGCCCCACACTGACAAGGTCGGCAAGATCAGCCGCGCCCAGTGCGAAGAAATCGCCAAGACCAAGGCTCCCGATCTGACGGCGGCCGACCTGGAAGCAGCCGTGCGTACCATCGCCGGTTCTGCCCGGTCCATGGGTATCACGGTGGAGGGTCTCTAA
- the nusG gene encoding transcription termination/antitermination protein NusG, whose protein sequence is MSKRWYVVHAYSGFEKSVQRALVDRIARSGMQDLFGQILVPVEEVVEMKGGQKSITERKFFPGYVLVEMDMNDDTWHLVKSTPKVTGFVGGTATKPTPISEKEVEKILQQMQEGVEKPRPKILFEIGEVVRVKEGPFTDFHGSVEDVNYEKSKLRVSVTIFGRATPVELDFGQVEKA, encoded by the coding sequence ATGAGCAAGCGCTGGTACGTGGTTCACGCCTATTCGGGCTTCGAAAAGAGCGTTCAGCGGGCGCTGGTCGATCGTATCGCCCGCAGCGGTATGCAAGACCTGTTTGGTCAGATCCTTGTTCCCGTCGAAGAAGTCGTGGAAATGAAGGGCGGCCAAAAGAGCATTACCGAGCGGAAGTTCTTCCCGGGTTACGTGCTCGTCGAGATGGATATGAACGACGACACCTGGCACTTGGTAAAGAGCACGCCGAAGGTTACCGGTTTCGTCGGAGGTACCGCGACGAAGCCCACGCCGATTTCGGAAAAGGAAGTGGAGAAGATCCTGCAGCAGATGCAGGAAGGGGTGGAGAAGCCCCGTCCCAAGATCCTGTTCGAAATTGGCGAGGTGGTGCGTGTCAAGGAAGGCCCGTTTACCGACTTCCATGGCAGCGTCGAAGATGTGAACTACGAGAAGAGCAAGCTGCGCGTCTCGGTTACCATTTTTGGCCGTGCTACGCCGGTGGAGCTGGATTTCGGTCAGGTCGAAAAGGCCTGA
- the secE gene encoding preprotein translocase subunit SecE: MADKIKFALAIALLAAGVVGFYLLAEQAMILRILVVLVGVAAAAALAWFTEPGQRFFVFAQEAAVEARKVVWPTRKETLQMTGAVFAFVVVMAIFLWVTDKSLEWALYDLILGWKKS; the protein is encoded by the coding sequence ATGGCCGATAAGATTAAATTTGCGCTGGCGATCGCGCTTCTCGCGGCCGGCGTGGTCGGCTTTTATTTGCTGGCCGAGCAGGCCATGATCCTGCGCATCCTGGTGGTGCTGGTGGGGGTGGCTGCTGCTGCTGCGCTGGCCTGGTTCACTGAGCCGGGGCAGCGTTTTTTCGTTTTTGCCCAGGAGGCGGCGGTCGAGGCCCGCAAGGTGGTGTGGCCGACGCGCAAGGAGACGCTGCAGATGACGGGGGCGGTATTCGCCTTTGTGGTCGTCATGGCGATCTTTCTCTGGGTTACGGATAAGAGCCTGGAATGGGCGTTGTACGACCTGATTCTGGGGTGGAAGAAATCATGA
- the tuf gene encoding elongation factor Tu yields the protein MAKEKFERTKPHVNVGTIGHVDHGKTTLTAAITTILSKKFGGEAKAYDQIDAAPEEKARGITINTAHVEYETATRHYAHVDCPGHADYVKNMITGAAQMDGAILVCSAADGPMPQTREHILLARQVGVPYIVVFLNKCDMVDDAELLELVEMEVRDLLSKYDFPGDDIPIIKGSALKALEGDQSEIGEPAIFRLADALDSYIPTPERAVDKPFLLPIEDVFSISGRGTVVTGRVERGIVKVGEEIEIVGIKPTVKTTCTGVEMFRKLLDQGQAGDNVGVLLRGTKREEVERGQVLAKPGSITPHTHFTGEVYVLSKDEGGRHTPFFNNYRPQFYFRTTDVTGAISLPEGTEMVMPGDNIAMTVKLIAPIAMEEGLRFAIREGGRTVGAGVVAKIIE from the coding sequence ATGGCTAAGGAAAAGTTCGAACGTACGAAGCCGCACGTGAACGTTGGCACCATTGGTCACGTTGACCACGGTAAGACCACGCTGACGGCAGCTATCACCACCATTCTGTCCAAGAAGTTCGGTGGCGAAGCGAAGGCTTATGATCAGATCGACGCTGCGCCGGAAGAAAAGGCCCGCGGTATCACCATCAACACCGCCCACGTCGAATACGAAACCGCGACCCGTCACTATGCCCACGTGGACTGCCCGGGTCACGCCGACTACGTGAAGAACATGATCACCGGTGCCGCCCAGATGGACGGCGCGATCCTGGTCTGTTCCGCCGCTGACGGCCCCATGCCCCAGACCCGCGAGCACATCCTGCTGGCCCGTCAGGTGGGTGTGCCCTACATCGTCGTGTTCCTGAACAAGTGCGACATGGTCGACGACGCCGAGCTCCTCGAGCTGGTGGAAATGGAAGTGCGCGACCTGCTGTCCAAGTACGACTTCCCGGGCGACGACATCCCCATCATCAAGGGCTCCGCCCTGAAGGCCCTCGAAGGCGACCAGTCCGAGATCGGCGAACCCGCCATCTTCCGTCTGGCCGACGCCCTCGACAGCTACATCCCCACGCCTGAGCGTGCCGTGGATAAGCCCTTCCTGCTGCCCATCGAAGACGTGTTCTCCATCTCCGGTCGTGGCACCGTGGTGACCGGTCGTGTCGAGCGCGGCATCGTCAAGGTTGGCGAAGAAATCGAAATCGTCGGCATCAAGCCCACCGTCAAGACCACCTGCACCGGTGTGGAAATGTTCCGCAAGCTGCTGGACCAAGGTCAGGCCGGTGACAACGTCGGCGTGCTGCTGCGCGGTACCAAGCGTGAAGAAGTCGAGCGCGGCCAAGTGCTGGCCAAGCCGGGCTCCATCACCCCGCACACCCACTTCACTGGCGAAGTGTATGTTCTGTCCAAGGACGAAGGTGGTCGTCACACCCCGTTCTTCAACAACTACCGTCCCCAGTTCTACTTCCGCACCACCGACGTGACCGGTGCGATCTCCCTGCCGGAAGGCACCGAGATGGTGATGCCGGGCGACAACATCGCCATGACCGTGAAGCTGATTGCGCCGATCGCCATGGAAGAAGGTCTGCGCTTCGCCATCCGTGAAGGCGGTCGTACCGTCGGCGCCGGCGTCGTCGCCAAAATCATCGAGTAA
- a CDS encoding FAD-binding oxidoreductase: MNPHSHTPPPPLSPVLIAALRERFGERFSQGDSVRLQHGRDESVHVPMLPDGVVFALSTEEVAAAVRLCHQHNTPVIPYGTGSSVEGHVLAPRGGISIDLAGMNRVCHIHAEDLTATVEAGVTRTQLNTELKGTGLFFPIDPGADASLGGMTATRASGTNAVRYGTMKENVLQLTVVLPDGQVIKTGTRARKSSAGYDLTRLFVGSEGTLGIVTELTVRLYPVPEAISAAVCAFLSVDEAVNCVIQTIQLGVPVARVELLDAVTMGAINRFSKTDYPESPTLFFEFHGSEAGVAEQAETVQALAAEHGGQNFQWAARPEDRTRLWQARHDAYFACLQMQPGCRAFPTDVCVPISRLAECIHATNEDIAQVGLKVALFGHVGDGNFHLVVLVDPDSEQDMAAAEWLNERVVGRAIDMEGTCTGEHGIGLGKQKFLVPEHGQGAVDLMRVIKRAIDPANLMNPGKILPPA, translated from the coding sequence ATGAATCCCCATTCCCACACGCCCCCTCCTCCGCTTTCCCCCGTCCTGATCGCCGCCCTCCGCGAACGCTTTGGCGAGCGCTTTTCGCAAGGTGACTCCGTGCGGCTTCAGCACGGCCGCGACGAGTCGGTGCACGTCCCGATGCTGCCCGACGGGGTTGTGTTTGCCTTGAGCACCGAGGAGGTGGCTGCCGCCGTCCGGCTGTGCCATCAGCACAACACGCCGGTCATTCCCTACGGTACCGGCAGCTCGGTGGAAGGTCACGTACTGGCCCCTCGGGGCGGGATTTCCATCGATCTGGCCGGTATGAACCGGGTTTGCCACATCCATGCCGAAGACCTGACCGCCACCGTCGAGGCCGGCGTTACCCGTACTCAACTCAATACCGAGCTGAAGGGCACCGGTCTGTTCTTCCCCATCGACCCGGGTGCCGATGCTTCCCTGGGCGGCATGACCGCCACCCGGGCCTCCGGCACCAATGCCGTGCGCTACGGCACGATGAAGGAAAACGTCCTGCAACTGACCGTGGTACTACCCGACGGCCAGGTCATCAAGACCGGAACCCGGGCGCGCAAGTCGTCCGCCGGCTATGACCTGACCCGCCTGTTCGTCGGCTCCGAGGGCACCCTGGGCATCGTCACCGAACTGACCGTACGGCTCTACCCGGTACCCGAGGCCATTTCCGCGGCGGTATGCGCCTTCCTCAGCGTGGACGAGGCCGTCAATTGCGTCATCCAGACCATCCAGTTGGGCGTTCCAGTGGCCCGGGTCGAACTGCTCGACGCCGTGACCATGGGCGCCATCAACCGCTTCTCCAAGACCGACTACCCGGAATCCCCCACCCTGTTCTTCGAGTTTCACGGTTCCGAAGCCGGGGTGGCCGAACAGGCCGAGACGGTGCAGGCCCTGGCCGCCGAGCACGGCGGGCAGAACTTCCAGTGGGCCGCCCGGCCGGAGGACCGCACCCGCCTGTGGCAGGCCCGCCACGACGCCTACTTCGCCTGCCTGCAGATGCAGCCGGGCTGCCGCGCCTTTCCCACCGACGTGTGCGTGCCCATTTCCCGGCTGGCCGAGTGCATCCACGCCACCAACGAGGACATCGCCCAGGTCGGCCTGAAAGTGGCCCTGTTCGGTCACGTCGGCGACGGCAACTTCCACCTAGTGGTACTGGTCGATCCGGACAGCGAACAGGACATGGCCGCCGCCGAATGGCTCAATGAGCGGGTGGTCGGCCGCGCCATTGATATGGAGGGAACCTGCACCGGCGAACACGGCATCGGCCTGGGCAAGCAGAAGTTCTTGGTCCCGGAGCATGGTCAGGGTGCGGTCGACCTGATGCGGGTCATCAAGCGGGCCATCGATCCGGCCAACCTGATGAATCCCGGAAAGATTCTCCCCCCCGCCTAA